The Papaver somniferum cultivar HN1 chromosome 3, ASM357369v1, whole genome shotgun sequence genome includes a region encoding these proteins:
- the LOC113360503 gene encoding uncharacterized protein LOC113360503 — MYFWLVDHVSKHPDGDPCFFVAILWSLWQSRNNLVFQNIKEINIAALMRARDMLLTRKLSLIASPMVPIGVCDKWMPLPTGWRKCDTDGAYDEFSGNNGAGFVMRNFSNTASFCACIVFEVDSAEEAEARDIWAALKKNVEQNLTHLIIESDAHILTNKFSADLFDGDSRTDAIFKDVQFFSSSLIACLFTFQPCICNSVANELALWAKTNNSIMYWSVSPIWMMSIVDGDH; from the coding sequence atgtATTTCTGGTTAGTGGATCATGTTTCTAAGCACCCTGATGGAGATCCATGCTTTTTTGTTGCTATTCTCTGGTCCCTTTGGCAAAGTAGAAATAACCtggtttttcaaaacatcaaagaaatcaatattgcTGCTCTTATGAGGGCTAGAGACATGTTATTAACTAGAAAACTTAGTCTCATTGCTTCTCCTATGGTCCCTATTGGTGtttgtgataaatggatgccccTACCGACTGGTTGGAGAAAATGCGATACTGATGGAGCTTATGATGAATTTTCTGGGAACAATGGTGCAGGATTTGTGATGAGGAACTTCTCCAACACTGCCTCCTTTTGTGCTTGTATTGTCTTTGAAGTAGAttctgctgaagaagctgaagccagGGATATTTGGGCGGCCTTGAAAAAAAATGTGGAGCAAAATCTTACCCACCTCATTATTGAGAGTGATGCTCATATTTTGACCAACAAATTTTCTGCTGACCTGTTTGATGGAGATTCTAGAACGGATGCTATCTTTAAGGATGTTCAGTTTTTCTCTTCTAGTCTTATAGCTTGTCTGTTTACTTTTCAACCATGTATCTGTAATTCTGTGGCTAACGAACTTGCCCTATGGGCCAAAACAAACAATTCTATCATGTACTGGTCTGTTTCTCCTATTTGGATGATGTCGATTGTTGATggggatcattag